CAAGCtgatattctattctattctatgtCCTGGTTCATCTTTGACAGACTGCTTGCCATGATTATGCGCACACAGTCTTTGTGGGCTGTGAGTAAATTATAACTGACATGTCATTCAAATCAAGTGATTTAGATAATCAGGCTAAACTGCCAGCTTGGTATGTTTGACGTTTAAGTTAGATGAGTAGTTTAATACCAATCTCTCGTGTCTTTATGTTAAAAATTAAGCTACGCATAGTGGCTCTGTTCGAAGGTATGAAACTTGCCATCACAAGCCATATCTCATATTGTGATATAGTTGTTCTACTTGTTCACTCTTCATGCTAACAGGATGCTAGCTTTTTATTTAGCAGACAGATACGAGAGTTATATCAATCTTGTCATCTAAACTTCAGCCAGAACTTCAGTTTAAGCCTGTCTGATCATTTGACTATTCATTGCCCTTGTTGCGGTGTTCTCAAACCTCAAGCTCTGACCAAAACCAAGATAAGTTATAAATAAAAGGAGACctcaaatataatttaaagaaaagtgATTTGTTACGAAGTGAAATATCTTACATAAGACATTTTAAATAGGATAATGATTCGTGAAGCTAAAATAACAATAAGCTGACATTTGACAAGAAACCCAACACAATATTGTTGACATAAAAACTTTGTGTTTCAGAATCTTCTACGTCGCCTGAGTGAAACTACAGCACTATGGATGTTCTCAGGAAAGAGACTGATTATTTTACTTGTTGCTTCCGTTTTATTGTTGGCTGACCCATGGCAGCGTGCAAACCCAGAGGTCACCACAACTTGTGGTGAAAAGTTTCCAAACATCCTCATGTTAGCATGACTAAAGGCATATTTAAGATTTTTCTTGGACCCAGGCTTCAGTTTAATAAAACAGATAGAGAATGAGGGCGAGACGAGAAGATAAGGCGGATGTGATGTGCTCATCTCCAAACTGAGCAGCAGATACAAACAAGAAATTGTTTTATCATCTGGGCATCTTCATGAAGCAGGGGCAGGATGATGAAGGGTGAAGATATCAACTTGTCTTTGCTCAATTTGGAATGAATGCCAATGAATCACAAGGTCAAGTAGATTCCCACCTGATTCCCAGCAGAGCTGTAACAGATTAATGCCTCCAGAACAATGACACAAGACAGTTTCCTTTGCTGCCCCATTTGTTTGACAACATCCAATTGCTATCCTCTCTGCATAGTTAGGTTTTGTGCTCTTGGGCGACAAAACTTTCCCAGCATTCCcctgagagagagtgaagacTATACCACCAAttacacataaaaacatttctgtgtgcatgtgagtatGTACTGAATGTGTGTTAGACAGTATTAtcatcagtttcttttttgcGTCATCTGCCATAATTTCAAGTCCCCAATTTTTGTGACCAAAGAGTCTAGCGCAGCGACctaggaaaaaaacatgaccaagCATAGACTCCCACATCCTCTTCGTGAATAATTTAACCGCCTTGACCTGTGGATGATCTCTCATATCTGCATTCTACCATACGGGGTAGATTTTCAGGTTACCAAAGATCAAACACGTCTTTAAATAAGTCAAACAATAAACTTTTCATTAACATATTCTTAATATTAGTCCTCAACAGGCTTTGGcagtgtttgactgacagctggtggCAGATTAGAAacgtattttaaaaaataagtgacATTATAATACTTAAAATGTTCCAGCTTGAAGAAAAGGTGTGATTTCTATTTACAAATTCAATCTGAGACAAGAAGTTtcactcctccttcctctccttcacacCTGTTATGTGCTCCCCTGCTTAACATCCTCATTCTGTTCTCCTCACAAGCCCTCTCCCCATCCTGAAACACCTCTTGCTCTCCAGAGCAGGTGTTGGAGGAAGATTTATAGTCTAATCAGACCTCCAAACAATCACTACCTCACTGCTGATAATGATAGATTGTGAGGCATCCCATTTATTTTCCACCTTTAATGCCACACTACCCTACAGTATCActtagcaaaaaaaatgtggattttaatGTAAGGTTGCAACTTTGATTTTCATGAtacataaattattattttgattaacCTTTTAAACACCAACCCCCCTTTGTTTGGCAGCCACCCCAATTGGAAGAAATGGacagtttttgatttttattccctttttaaatgatatattgGAGAAAGCTATAGAAATGCCAGAATGTTTTTcaccaaacatttttaaagatgctataacaatatatatatatatatatattttttcattgttttataataatcACCCTACTCTGTTTCTCTAAGCTAGGATTGTTTTAGCATCTGATTTACAGGcccacattttacttttttgatgCAGTATCACTGCTGTGAGTGTCATTTTTGGTAGCGACAGAGAGCTGTTTTCAACTTAAAAACACTctaacaaaccaacaacataCAACCTGATCAGCGCCAAAACAGTAGTCAGAAAAAGTTAGCCACTAGCTGGCAAACAGTtgaacatttagcagctaatggtgggttgccacttagTATAAACAGGTAAATGTGTTCAGTTCACCTTATCAAGTTTTTTAGACAATAATATGTTTTGCTATGGTTGTTGTGCTGCACAAAAACCCGAAGGGACCAAGGGGTCAAGCCTAATCTAAGCTATCAATACATATGATCATGTTCATACTCTTGTAATGTTTAACAGTCCACAAATGCTTTATCCTCCTAGAGCCAAGCAGGAAACAGTGGGTGGTAAAGGTCTGATTAAATCATAactttgtccataaaatgtcagaaagcCTATCAGTGTCCCAGTGCCGAAGGTGAGATTTCTTGTTTTAAAGGAGCAGttagcaattttggagaaagtttgcttctctctttgttgattattttactgcactggccaGACCTTGAACCCACAGCTTCAGGTATGGGAGActgacgcgctaaccacgacTCCAAAACCACTGAGTTGTAGCATCATtcgctagcatgtctcttaacgtgtcggggagtgatgtaTACAAACTATGCTTGCATTGATGTGAGGGGCGGTCCGCaccatattttagttttttcgatatacagagccagggctgagccaaaaacACCGATTTTTtttgggcacacacacagatgcgacagctagcggactgtgaggaaataatagcagatttttacaaaaaagtgtattggattaaaattgcttactgtCCGCTTAAGTGACCAATAgtacaaaaccaaaagaaatccCAGAAACttatcacatttgagaaactggaATCAGTGaatgtttagcattttttttactttcccttCATCTACTAATCCATCTGAGAGATTTTAAGAAAAGGgcagaatattattttttcttttaattttcaggGTATTGTTTTAACTCACAACTCTGCCCTTCTGTGACTTTGTCCAGTTTCGGCCTGTGCTGCTTGAGCGGCTCGGGGGATCAGTGCAGAGTGCTAACATATATATACCTTCCGTCCCCGTGATTTAAACTAACACCACTGCCTCGCAGCTCAGCACAAAGGAGCCAGCAAACACATTGTGAAATTCCCAAGAAAGCCACCCACAGACAAGACTGGCGACCAGCAGCTCAACTGCGTTTCAGAACTCACTTGGAAGGCGGACAGTTTGTGCTGCTACTCCAAGGACAGGAAGTGCTTGCAGAGGGACAGGAAGTGCTCACCGCTGCAGTAGCCGAGGCTGGAACTGAGATAATGCCATTGTGTAAGCAATCCAAGTGACCTCTCCCTGAGCGTAGAGTCCAGAGGCTGGCGTCGAGAGCCCTGGCCCCCACCCCGCCCCAGACTCCCCTGGCACGGGGTGGGGGACTTggtggagggacagaggggaggaatggaaggagggggaggggggtatgAGGCGtgtcacctccccctcccctcctttggGTTGACTCTGAACCTCACCTTGTAGAGGAAATGTGGCTACGACTCCAGACTTTATGACTTCTCCCATCAAAAGCCAAGATTTTGCACTCCCAcgcaacaagagagagagaggcgtccAGGGCCCACTCATACCCACACCCATGTCAACACATGCagtcacaaagacacacatggAAACACTGCACGCGCAGagcctctccccctctccactcTTGATGTAAGATCGAAGGGGGAAAACCCTATCAGGTCATCAGTGGTAAAATAGACGATGACAGTATTATAGTCCAGATCCTGTCCCATGCAGTGCTTGGCTGGACCTCCATCCAAAACACCCTCCCTTCAACCCCTAGAGGGTCACCCAGTGTGCTCTTGAGTCCCCACTAGTGTCTACACGGGGGCACGAAAAGGTTGCATAAGCATCTGTCATATTTCTGTCAGCCCCTTTTGACATGTCAGAGGGACCATAGACCACAAAAAGATGAGAACAGTCCGAGAAAAGATGGAGCTGACAGGTTGAGGTCTGCTGGCTCTGATAAGAACCCCTGCAGCCTGTGGGCGATGTTTGGATTTCTGGCCACAAACAGGGGCTTCATTCTCTGCTACATAAACACACCaagtctgtgtgtttgaggtgCAACGGGAACACATTCTCGCACATTTCTGTTGCTCACACGTGTGTCACTTGCTGATGTCATCTACAAATAttcaatgaaatatgaatgcTGCAGTCCAAATGTTTCACTTTAAGCTCACGCTGCAAGTTCTCAAGTCTAAGGactaatgtattttttgtgcaGTGCATTAGATTTTATCTATCTTTTTAAACTcccatgaaaaattaaaaagtagaCAATGAGCAGAGTGAACATATAATGAGGTAAAATAATTCAACTGGTATAATAGGCTGAGCACCTTAAAGCTTTGTGTAAGTTATTGAAATTAGTATAATAATAAGTATTATAGCATAAAATCCTGACCACATTcaaaaaatttttttgttttaatatgtaGTTTACTGTTGGTGCAGTGTGATTCCCATTATTGTCCTATCATATCACAAGAAtagaaacaagaaaagacaaaacatattCGTCCTTTTTTGTATCAGTTAATGTGATAAGAACATTGTATTAAGAGTATTTACAGCCCTTCATTTAATCAATCAGCTGTTAATCTGGTTCATTAACATCCCAGACCGACGTCTGCATGGTTGAAATCCGCATTAGAAGACATTCTTAGGACATTTAAACGTCACAGCTTGAGACAAAGGCGCAAGAGTATCACAACATTTGTTGGCATTACTTAAAAACTATGGAATGGTTGTTTATTAAGGCTTTCTCCACTCTTGTTGAATTTCCCTCAAATCGCCCAATCGTTCCCTTTTGTCCATCACCTCTCATTGGGCTTGCCTCGCAGTCAAACAAAGTCTCCACCCGACCGTGCGTAAAAGTTGCGAACGAGGGAGCCTGATACTGAAGACTTTAACGCGGTCATCAGCCCAATACACACGATGATCTGAGCATCACTAACAGTCTAATATGGCACTGAGAGTGAAAACTGGTAGGGTGCTTCGGGATGTGGATCTAAATAAACGTTATTGTGGATTACAGAGAGAATTAGTTTCACCTTTACGCACCAGAAGCAGGTAACAGCagaaaatcataatttttgAAACATTGCGTTAAAGCCTATATCTAAATCTGAATACACTCgctgtaaaacacattttgtgcaCATTATAAAGGCTATACTTGAGCATTTTGCattaaaatgtcactttgttCTTCCCCAGAGGCTCTCTGCTCTGCTTGGGAGGAGGGGTACGCTCAACTTTTTTACACCTTTGTAGTAGGGGGCACTCCCACCACATGGTGATTGGCTGCCTGCGAGTTTATAGCTCACCAACCTTCACATTCAGCATAGTGTAGTCCGTACCTTTCAGTCCATGCTGCTCCTGGAAGTGGCCAATGGATGcaactgattcttttttttattccagcttTAAAGccgagtgtttttttcttttcttatctgtCTGTAGTCTGTTTTCATTCTAGACTGTAGTCGCCACTGTGAGCTGTCCGGTGGCTCGTACAATCTCCCAGCTGGACAGAGATGAGCAGTCCCGATGCGGGTTACGCCAGCGACGATCAGACCCAGGCAAGGTGTACGATGTCAGTCATGATGCCGGGAATGGGACACTGCCAGTGGGCCGACCCTCTCAGTCCTCTTGGGGAAACCAAAGTGAAGAGCGAGCCGTGCGCATCGAGCTCCGGCAGTCAGAATCGTGGAAAGAGTGAACCGCGGATCCGACGGCCGATGAACGCGTTTATGGTCTGGGCGAAGGATGAGCGCAAGAGACTAGCGCAGCAAAACCCCGACCTGCATAATGCCGAGCTTAGCAAAATGTTGGGTAAGTCATGTTATAGCCTACTGTGTGTAATTCATGCCAACATGCCAGGTCTATACAAGTTATTTTAGAGTTACCTCGTTCTTTTCCAAGCtgttcctgattttttttcattgattttcaTCTCATTCTATTCAAACAACAGTACATTTTTACTTACATATCAGTGAATACGTGATTGTTCGGGAAGCAGGTGAAAGGTTATGGTGTTTGAGCTAAGCCTCAGATGTAACCTCAAAAACCTGTCACTGTCCCCTAAAATGGCAACAAGCTATTTTTGTGTGCATCACTGGGCTGTGCACACTATCTGCTGAAGTATCACTGATGTGCACTCTCCTCCTGACCTGCAGGGAAATCATGGAAGGCCCTTCCCGTCACAGAAAAGCAACCCtttgtggaggaggcagagcggCTGCGGGTTCAGCACATGCAGGATCACCCCAACTACAAGTACAGGCCCCGGCGGCGGAAGCAGGTGAAGAGGATTAAGAGGCTGGACTCTGGCTTTCTGGTCCATAGCGTGACCGATCACCAGGCTGCGGTGATGTCCGCAGAcggaagagtgtgtgtggagagtcTGGGCCTGGGCTACCATGAGCACGGCTTTCAGCTTCCCCCACAGCCACTCAGTCACTACCGGGATGCTCAGGCCCTTGGGGGCCCCTCTTATGAAAACTACAGCCTCCCCACACCTGACACGTCTCCTCTGGACGCTGTAGAGTCAGACTCCATGTTCTTCCCTCCACATTCGCAAGACGATTGCCACATGATACCTGCATACGCATACCACTCCCAGGCGGCAGAGTACCAACCCCAGGACCCCCACTGCAACCATCACGCCAACGCCATCCTGCAGCGACATGCTGCCTCGGCTCCAGAGCAGCCCCCTCAGCCTGCCACTTTCCCCCCTTCCTACATGGGATGCCCAAATCCTTTGGCCATGTATTACACCCAGCACTGCAGTCCCAGCAACTCTAAACGGCATCCTGGAGGGGCAGGACagctctcccctcctcctgactCTCACCCACACTCTGCAGACAGCGTGGAGCAGATGCACCACTCTGAGCTGCTGGCCGAGGTGGACCGCAGCGAGTTTGAGCAGTATTTGAGTTCCTCTTCAGTGCGTGTGGACATGACAGGCTTGCCCTATGGGCCACACGAGGCTGGCATGCAAGGACCAGAAAGCCTCATATCATCGGTGCTGTCCGACGCCAGCACAGCTGTGTATTACTGTAGCTATAACAACTCCTAACCTCGCACCTGGCATGTTACCCTGCTGCAAGGACACATGATCTGACCTCAAATCTCTGTAGCAaattttttgaaacattttctttttaaattttataaatcttttttcacTACTGCAGAGAAGGCCCATGAGATTATAAAATGCAGTTTTGAAGAGGACATTGTACTGTATCTGTGTAAGAACAATTATAAAGCCATAGAATATTTTAACATGAACATTGGTTTTAGTTTCCTCTCCTGAAGGgatatgaattcattttgtgatAATAATTATTGTATAGTCGCTATTTTAAAGTGTATGTATATAATGACGGTGTTTTTATACTTTTTGCACTTTTGAGAAATAAATTTTTTGCAAAAgactcttcctctcttttatttataatatacatGACATTTGATGAAACTTTCCCTTTTTATGTGGGGACATCTAGGGCAACACAATTACTctaacattgttttattttctaaatcaaaGGTTCTATCAGCCAAAAATTCCTTTTTTGACTTCTTAGTGATTGAATAATGAATACGAAAATTGAAATGGTGAAGCACACAGCAATTTCCAGATTCTTTTCCACATAACACAACATTACTGTTCTTTTGGTGATGGATATGTATTAAATAGGCCCacctcttgtttgtttttccctcttccacATGGAGTTGAATGGGTTCCCAGCAGCACCAGTTGCTCACCTGGAAGCAGGGCAGCAGAGGGCTGTGACCCGACTTCCTGACTCAAAAAGAGTGGAGGTAATTTCAGTGTCTGCGTTATTTTTGTTGCCTTGTTTTTGCAGCATGGAAGCGCAGTTTATGCTCTGGACATCCTGTCTGTAAATGCTTTAGTCTCTTCTGATTAATGGTAGAGGCCATCAAATGTGACactttgttttatgtattttcataGCTGAACGTGGGGTGTGCTGCTGCTATGCATAATAACACAGCGATGACATCAGGTTTAATTTCTGTGGGTCTGCTGAATGGCTCCAATATGTTTATCCAGTAATACCGGACAGTCTGTTGCTCTGACATAAATCAAACTTATCAGGTGAAATTTTTTAAGAGATCACAACAAACCTTAAGGATAATTCATGGTATTTATAGCCACAAAAAAAGAGTCtcattatataaatatagattttcCCTGTTTGAAAAGGAAGAGATTCTTCTCTGAGGGGTCAATCACCATGACCTTATGATCCATTTTTAGCTCTTCAGAGGAAACATGTTCTAGATGTGTACATATTTATGTGCTTTGTTCAAgcttaatgtttttaaatattatctTATGTGcactgttaaatgttttccctgtaaaaaaaaactgtaatcaGCTGGCAGCAGGGTTGCCATTATGAtactgtaaaattaacattaatcTACCGTCACTaaaatttacagttttttattgttattcaaAATGACggtatgaacttgttttttgttcattttcacagtattttacagtcaactgactggctggctgttttttaaatttaacagaACCTTACTGTTA
This Scophthalmus maximus strain ysfricsl-2021 chromosome 16, ASM2237912v1, whole genome shotgun sequence DNA region includes the following protein-coding sequences:
- the sox17 gene encoding transcription factor SOX-17 translates to MSSPDAGYASDDQTQARCTMSVMMPGMGHCQWADPLSPLGETKVKSEPCASSSGSQNRGKSEPRIRRPMNAFMVWAKDERKRLAQQNPDLHNAELSKMLGKSWKALPVTEKQPFVEEAERLRVQHMQDHPNYKYRPRRRKQVKRIKRLDSGFLVHSVTDHQAAVMSADGRVCVESLGLGYHEHGFQLPPQPLSHYRDAQALGGPSYENYSLPTPDTSPLDAVESDSMFFPPHSQDDCHMIPAYAYHSQAAEYQPQDPHCNHHANAILQRHAASAPEQPPQPATFPPSYMGCPNPLAMYYTQHCSPSNSKRHPGGAGQLSPPPDSHPHSADSVEQMHHSELLAEVDRSEFEQYLSSSSVRVDMTGLPYGPHEAGMQGPESLISSVLSDASTAVYYCSYNNS